The Marinilongibacter aquaticus genome has a window encoding:
- a CDS encoding DinB family protein, with product MENMTTQTIQANVITPDELLAHWQGHRALTRRTIEAFPEKELFEFSIGGMRTFAELIMELLGIAGPGIKEIVHGETTALNEKFDHQNKKENLLKAWDETTTILNEYFPKIEEEDFHTKIKAFGQYDGTVQSTVFYFIDNEIHHRAQGYVYLRSLGIQPPFFWER from the coding sequence ATGGAAAACATGACAACGCAAACAATTCAAGCCAACGTAATCACTCCTGACGAACTATTGGCCCATTGGCAAGGACATCGTGCTCTTACTCGTCGTACAATCGAGGCTTTTCCCGAAAAGGAACTTTTTGAATTCAGTATCGGAGGCATGCGTACTTTCGCCGAATTGATAATGGAACTTTTAGGCATTGCCGGCCCGGGAATCAAGGAAATTGTACACGGAGAAACCACCGCATTGAACGAAAAATTCGATCATCAAAACAAAAAAGAAAACCTGCTCAAAGCTTGGGATGAAACCACCACAATTCTAAATGAATATTTCCCGAAAATTGAAGAAGAAGACTTTCACACCAAAATCAAAGCTTTTGGGCAATACGACGGCACCGTGCAATCGACTGTCTTTTATTTTATCGACAATGAAATTCACCACCGTGCACAGGGCTATGTATACCTGAGAAGTTTGGGTATTCAGCCGCCTTTCTTTTGGGAAAGATAG
- a CDS encoding nuclear transport factor 2 family protein — MEALLHKFYKAFSEKDGEAMAACYHDEVDFKDPVLGPLKGEEARNMWRMLTKGAQDLEVKTDFVTADEQKGVVKWEAEYTFSKTGRKVKNVVVGKFKFKEGLIISHEDSFNFTTWLKQAFGLTGFLLGKFPFFREKVRKGARESLARFSAQRK; from the coding sequence ATGGAAGCACTTTTACACAAATTTTATAAGGCATTCAGTGAGAAAGATGGCGAAGCCATGGCCGCTTGCTACCACGATGAGGTCGATTTCAAAGATCCTGTTTTGGGGCCTTTGAAAGGCGAAGAAGCCCGTAATATGTGGAGAATGCTGACGAAAGGAGCCCAAGACCTTGAAGTGAAAACCGATTTTGTGACAGCCGATGAGCAAAAAGGGGTAGTGAAATGGGAAGCAGAGTATACTTTCTCGAAAACGGGTAGAAAAGTAAAAAATGTGGTCGTCGGAAAGTTCAAATTCAAAGAGGGTTTGATCATCTCGCACGAAGACAGTTTTAATTTCACCACTTGGCTGAAACAAGCTTTTGGTCTCACGGGCTTTTTGTTGGGAAAATTTCCCTTTTTCAGAGAGAAGGTAAGAAAAGGAGCCCGCGAGTCTTTGGCTCGCTTTTCGGCCCAAAGAAAGTAG
- a CDS encoding S66 peptidase family protein → MMGLRQSPFLRKGDRIGVISMASRLDKERYENGKLFIEQNWGLEIEEGQHLFAEHFNFAGTDEQRLSDLQAMLDNPEIKAIVAGRGGYGSSRIVDQIDWRGFQKQPKWLVGFSDITVMHQKIQSLGIQSIHGPMMVTLNNDAFSSDSLRAALFGEALSYTEKPHEFNRLGFAEGQIIGGNLCLLCHNVGSKSDLNFDGRILFIEDIDEYYYNIDRMMVQLKRAGKLDNLAGLLVGQFSNSRENGSYFGQDANEIIASHTAEFAYPLAFDFPIGHDKENRAIRCGELMELTVETNGVKLKTKE, encoded by the coding sequence ATGATGGGATTGAGACAAAGCCCTTTTTTAAGAAAGGGCGATCGTATTGGAGTAATTTCGATGGCTTCGCGGTTGGACAAAGAAAGATATGAAAATGGAAAGCTTTTCATTGAGCAGAACTGGGGCCTCGAAATTGAAGAAGGACAGCATTTGTTTGCCGAGCATTTCAATTTTGCAGGAACCGACGAGCAAAGGCTGAGCGACCTCCAAGCGATGTTGGACAATCCCGAAATAAAGGCGATAGTAGCGGGGCGAGGTGGTTATGGCTCTTCGAGAATTGTGGATCAAATCGATTGGAGGGGCTTTCAAAAGCAGCCCAAATGGTTGGTGGGTTTTTCCGATATCACGGTGATGCACCAAAAAATTCAGTCTTTGGGGATTCAATCCATTCATGGCCCTATGATGGTAACCCTGAACAACGACGCATTTTCTTCCGATTCTCTACGGGCGGCTCTGTTTGGCGAAGCACTGTCGTATACAGAAAAGCCGCATGAATTCAACCGTTTGGGGTTTGCAGAAGGCCAGATTATTGGTGGAAACCTTTGTTTGCTCTGTCACAACGTGGGTTCAAAAAGTGATTTGAATTTCGATGGGCGTATTCTTTTTATCGAAGATATTGACGAATATTATTACAATATTGACCGCATGATGGTACAGCTGAAAAGGGCGGGTAAGCTCGATAATTTGGCGGGACTGTTGGTGGGGCAGTTTTCCAATTCGCGAGAAAACGGAAGCTATTTTGGACAAGATGCCAATGAAATCATTGCTTCGCATACGGCTGAATTTGCATATCCCCTTGCTTTCGATTTCCCAATCGGGCACGATAAGGAAAACAGGGCTATACGTTGCGGCGAACTCATGGAATTGACGGTAGAAACCAATGGTGTTAAATTAAAAACAAAAGAATGA
- a CDS encoding ion channel gives MAESQKRKWNLVEKEHNREDSGFGTKATSKKARMLESDGRFNVKKMHQSFDAYWNVYHRLIELHWLKFGVLIFSFYFLINMVFAELYVAIGLQHLEGISISNGISPYWQAFFFSTQTMTTVGYGTISPDGYLTNFVAAFEALFGLMSFALMTGLLYGRFSRPSPKIRWSENALIAPYFDINGLMFRVANERSNQVFDVQVRIMFTRNELEDGELIRRYYSLDLERERVKYLATSWTIVHPITKDSVLFGETEESLRESDGEFLISIEGTNDTMSDPIHTRKSYLYNELVWGAKFVSAIDVEGSRYVLDLGKIGEYVPAQLNK, from the coding sequence ATGGCTGAATCCCAGAAAAGGAAATGGAATCTTGTAGAGAAGGAACACAACCGCGAAGACAGCGGCTTTGGCACAAAAGCCACCAGCAAAAAGGCCAGAATGCTGGAATCGGATGGGCGTTTCAATGTCAAGAAAATGCATCAGTCTTTCGATGCTTATTGGAATGTCTACCATCGCCTGATTGAATTGCATTGGTTGAAATTCGGCGTACTGATTTTCAGCTTTTACTTTTTGATCAACATGGTGTTTGCCGAATTGTATGTGGCCATCGGTTTGCAACATTTGGAGGGCATTTCCATTTCAAACGGGATAAGCCCGTATTGGCAGGCATTTTTCTTTTCTACACAAACCATGACCACAGTAGGCTATGGTACAATCAGTCCCGACGGCTACTTGACCAATTTTGTGGCCGCCTTCGAAGCTCTTTTCGGTTTGATGTCTTTCGCTCTGATGACCGGCTTGCTGTATGGCCGTTTTTCGAGGCCTTCACCCAAGATCCGTTGGTCAGAAAACGCCTTGATCGCCCCTTATTTCGATATCAACGGATTGATGTTTCGGGTTGCAAACGAACGCAGCAATCAGGTTTTTGATGTACAGGTACGCATCATGTTCACGCGAAATGAACTTGAAGACGGGGAGCTGATTCGACGCTATTATTCTTTGGATTTGGAAAGAGAAAGGGTGAAGTATTTGGCTACTTCTTGGACAATCGTGCACCCCATTACCAAGGATTCTGTACTTTTTGGCGAAACAGAAGAAAGCCTCCGGGAATCTGATGGCGAATTCTTGATTTCGATTGAGGGCACGAACGACACCATGTCTGATCCTATACATACACGAAAGTCATACCTGTACAATGAACTGGTTTGGGGAGCAAAATTTGTTTCCGCCATAGACGTAGAAGGCAGCAGATACGTACTCGATTTAGGAAAAATAGGGGAATACGTGCCCGCCCAATTGAATAAGTAA
- a CDS encoding DUF721 domain-containing protein, whose protein sequence is MQSFLDSFNLQTKYSEANLIASWEKIMGRTIASRTEKIFIREHTLFLKISSSPLRQELLMAKSHMIRLINQEMQKNIVEEVVFI, encoded by the coding sequence ATGCAGTCTTTTTTAGACTCTTTCAACCTGCAGACGAAATACTCTGAGGCCAACCTGATTGCTTCTTGGGAAAAGATTATGGGCCGTACGATTGCCTCACGAACGGAAAAGATATTCATTCGTGAACACACACTTTTCCTCAAAATTTCATCCTCCCCGCTTCGGCAAGAATTATTGATGGCCAAATCGCACATGATAAGGCTTATCAATCAGGAAATGCAAAAAAATATTGTCGAAGAAGTCGTTTTCATCTGA
- the yajC gene encoding preprotein translocase subunit YajC: protein MILLQAGAGGGNFSFLILMVGMFVVMYFFMIRPQQKKQKEQQKMVNELNAGDEVVTAGGLHGKVVATDETTVTIATGGAARLRFDKSAIARKQ from the coding sequence ATGATATTGTTACAAGCAGGTGCTGGTGGAGGAAACTTCAGCTTTCTGATTTTGATGGTTGGTATGTTCGTGGTGATGTATTTCTTCATGATCAGACCGCAGCAGAAAAAACAAAAAGAACAACAAAAAATGGTGAATGAGTTGAATGCAGGCGACGAGGTAGTCACTGCGGGAGGCCTTCACGGTAAAGTTGTAGCCACTGATGAAACTACCGTGACCATCGCAACGGGCGGTGCGGCAAGATTGCGTTTTGACAAAAGTGCGATTGCCCGTAAACAGTAG
- a CDS encoding DUF1573 domain-containing protein, with translation MKTKTFLFGLMAVLSLACQSGAKSNAEDMPEGMVANDKVGSGRLYFEETKFDFGDIVEGDKVKHAFKFKNTGTDPVQITAVNVSCGCTVASKPAKPIGVGMEDEIVIEFNSTGKSGQNHKTINVLSNAENNILNLSFTASVKPKSETE, from the coding sequence ATGAAAACGAAAACTTTTCTCTTTGGCCTGATGGCCGTCTTGAGCTTGGCCTGCCAGTCTGGTGCTAAATCGAATGCCGAAGATATGCCTGAAGGCATGGTGGCCAATGACAAAGTAGGCAGTGGCCGCCTTTATTTCGAAGAAACCAAATTTGATTTTGGCGATATCGTAGAAGGCGACAAAGTAAAACACGCATTCAAATTCAAAAATACAGGAACCGATCCCGTGCAGATTACGGCAGTAAACGTATCCTGCGGTTGTACGGTGGCTTCGAAACCGGCCAAACCGATCGGTGTGGGAATGGAAGACGAAATTGTAATTGAATTCAACAGCACAGGCAAGTCTGGGCAGAATCACAAAACAATCAACGTACTTTCCAATGCGGAAAACAATATACTGAACCTGTCTTTTACGGCTTCGGTAAAACCCAAATCTGAAACAGAGTAA
- a CDS encoding YtxH domain-containing protein, with product MSSSSKSFLSFLTGLAAGAAIGVLYAPEKGEVTRDKLAERLNGYRQQLEDFINEIVERGDEVAMKIAGGENVDSKAKAEGKKVVNEARAKAERLLEDVENLMAEIKSKG from the coding sequence ATGAGCAGTTCATCAAAATCATTTCTCTCTTTTCTGACAGGTTTGGCCGCAGGTGCCGCAATTGGCGTATTGTACGCTCCAGAGAAAGGAGAGGTGACACGCGACAAATTAGCCGAAAGGTTGAACGGCTATCGTCAACAGTTGGAAGACTTTATCAATGAAATTGTAGAACGTGGCGACGAGGTGGCCATGAAAATAGCGGGCGGAGAGAATGTAGACAGCAAAGCAAAAGCCGAAGGGAAGAAAGTGGTAAACGAAGCGAGAGCTAAGGCCGAGCGACTTTTGGAAGATGTCGAAAACCTAATGGCGGAAATTAAATCGAAAGGATAA
- a CDS encoding transcription antitermination protein NusB, whose translation MLNRRLIRVRAMQSLYAYEQAKKANFLLAEEMIEEHFAPDLNSMEVQDRTKLKGLAKLGIHLLHEEFAVKPSEEDFSAPAEVKDAVRSAKQYCTTKNRADFEQIGLRSLKEADKVFEIYFKLLNLYLVLADLSKSDKNHEGKSRLSDLKLLQELEADKDFEVQALRMDCSWEDEKDFVRELYNKAFVGNARYTEYCEKVNHTVEEEVALIKYIVKNVFLKHEVATSFFEQYHIYWTEDKDTLRAMVSHTFQNYQEDGALSIAKANDEWLERREFLRTLFKETVNRQDEYVQWVLPKLKNWEYERIADMDKILLYMALVEFQEFSSIPVKVTINEIIEIAKMYSTPKSGVFLNGVLDKLSKEMLADGRIRKSGRGMLDNK comes from the coding sequence ATGCTGAACAGGAGACTAATTCGGGTTCGGGCCATGCAGTCCTTATATGCTTATGAGCAGGCGAAAAAGGCTAATTTTTTACTTGCAGAAGAAATGATCGAAGAGCATTTCGCTCCTGATCTCAATTCGATGGAAGTGCAAGATCGCACAAAATTGAAAGGGCTGGCAAAGTTGGGTATTCATTTGCTACACGAAGAATTCGCGGTAAAGCCTTCTGAGGAAGATTTCTCTGCTCCTGCAGAAGTGAAAGACGCTGTACGATCGGCCAAGCAATATTGCACCACAAAAAACAGAGCGGATTTCGAGCAAATCGGGCTCCGCAGTTTGAAAGAGGCTGACAAGGTTTTCGAAATTTATTTCAAACTACTCAACCTTTATTTGGTTTTGGCCGATTTGTCGAAAAGCGATAAAAACCACGAAGGCAAAAGCCGCCTGTCCGATTTGAAACTTCTTCAAGAGTTGGAAGCCGACAAAGATTTTGAAGTCCAGGCTTTACGTATGGATTGCAGCTGGGAGGACGAGAAGGACTTTGTTCGCGAATTGTACAACAAAGCTTTTGTGGGCAACGCCCGCTACACCGAATATTGCGAGAAGGTGAACCACACGGTTGAGGAAGAGGTTGCCTTGATCAAATACATCGTCAAGAATGTTTTCTTGAAGCACGAAGTGGCCACATCATTTTTCGAACAGTATCATATTTATTGGACAGAAGACAAAGATACCTTGCGGGCTATGGTTTCGCACACTTTCCAAAATTATCAAGAAGATGGTGCGTTATCAATAGCAAAGGCCAACGACGAGTGGTTGGAACGCCGGGAATTCTTGCGTACTCTTTTCAAAGAGACCGTGAATCGGCAAGATGAATACGTACAGTGGGTTTTGCCCAAACTGAAAAACTGGGAGTACGAACGCATCGCCGATATGGACAAGATCCTGTTGTACATGGCATTGGTCGAGTTTCAAGAATTTTCATCGATCCCTGTGAAGGTGACAATAAACGAAATTATAGAAATAGCCAAGATGTACAGTACACCGAAAAGTGGCGTGTTCTTGAATGGGGTCTTGGACAAACTTTCGAAAGAAATGCTGGCCGATGGCCGAATTCGGAAGTCTGGTCGAGGAATGTTGGACAATAAGTAA
- a CDS encoding S41 family peptidase, with protein MKCTFIFLMALYCTTVYAQTPLSRAQAKEDLDFLYNSMLRIHPGLYRYQDSLAYRESYEKIRTSLPAEIDYFEFFKKINPLISQIEDLHTGYAHSNAWKNRHKNRAPFILGEIDGKFYVTYSASADSSFVRGLQVLQIDSIPIEDCLKELEKHMGIDMNNQRAKRLYALHSFPGLYAKYISAKDSIQVLAKSVKKDSLINFTLANIPQKDFMPTLLKKYPNKRRKNLSYARIDSSLHLGKLDISSFVYKKFPLDFAQLAFKKKLKQNFKHIKKDSLESLIIDLRGNGGGFVPNVKRLLHFVAPEPYMLLDTMSFKRDAFAKIFPPAFPLKPVFGLAYFNKKNATSRYHLYKKRKQLSKHAFRGKLYVLVDANVYSAGVMTISLLQDMQRATFVGTPPAGASWGSYAGQWYDRKLPNSRIRIHIPEFKLVHAIRQHASPTDFLVPDLPVKSTIDDFENDRDCFIDRVKSELRSNQ; from the coding sequence ATGAAGTGTACATTTATTTTCCTAATGGCCCTATACTGTACCACAGTTTATGCCCAAACCCCACTTTCGAGGGCTCAGGCCAAAGAAGATTTGGATTTTCTTTACAATTCCATGCTGCGAATACACCCCGGATTGTATCGGTATCAAGATAGTCTCGCGTATCGCGAATCTTACGAAAAGATCAGGACCTCGCTTCCCGCCGAAATCGATTATTTCGAATTTTTCAAGAAAATCAATCCCCTCATTTCCCAGATCGAAGACCTGCACACGGGCTACGCCCACAGCAATGCCTGGAAAAATAGACACAAAAACCGAGCCCCTTTTATACTGGGTGAAATAGACGGAAAATTTTATGTCACCTACTCGGCCAGTGCAGACAGCAGTTTTGTCCGCGGCCTTCAGGTGCTACAGATCGATTCAATACCCATAGAAGATTGCCTGAAAGAACTGGAAAAACACATGGGCATCGACATGAACAACCAAAGGGCCAAAAGGCTTTATGCCCTGCATTCTTTCCCGGGTCTTTATGCTAAATACATTTCGGCAAAAGACAGCATACAGGTTTTGGCCAAATCGGTGAAAAAGGATTCACTGATCAACTTTACATTGGCCAATATCCCTCAAAAGGATTTCATGCCCACTTTGCTGAAAAAGTACCCAAACAAACGGAGAAAAAACCTGAGCTACGCGAGGATAGACAGCAGCTTACATTTGGGAAAGCTTGACATCAGCAGCTTTGTTTATAAAAAATTCCCCTTGGATTTTGCCCAATTGGCATTCAAGAAAAAACTGAAACAAAATTTTAAACACATAAAAAAGGACAGTCTGGAATCGCTCATCATCGATTTGCGGGGCAATGGCGGCGGTTTTGTACCCAATGTGAAAAGACTGCTTCATTTTGTGGCTCCCGAACCGTATATGCTGCTCGACACGATGTCGTTTAAACGAGACGCATTTGCCAAAATATTCCCACCCGCTTTTCCTTTAAAACCTGTATTCGGACTGGCCTATTTCAACAAAAAGAATGCAACTTCGCGGTATCATCTTTACAAAAAAAGAAAACAACTCTCGAAACATGCTTTCCGAGGGAAGCTTTATGTGCTAGTCGACGCCAACGTATATTCAGCAGGGGTAATGACGATCAGCCTGCTTCAAGACATGCAAAGGGCTACTTTCGTGGGTACGCCACCGGCAGGTGCCAGTTGGGGAAGCTATGCAGGGCAATGGTACGATCGCAAATTACCCAACAGCCGTATCCGTATTCACATCCCAGAATTCAAACTCGTACACGCCATTCGGCAGCATGCATCGCCTACTGATTTTCTCGTTCCCGATCTCCCGGTGAAAAGCACAATAGACGATTTCGAAAACGACCGCGACTGTTTTATAGATCGCGTCAAATCGGAGCTCAGGTCAAATCAATAA
- the nagA gene encoding N-acetylglucosamine-6-phosphate deacetylase: protein MIQLSARRVFTGEKLLENKRVFIDQGKIVQIVDEPLGNAFQYDCLAPAFFDTHINGGEQHYFTQAIDARALDDIETASRHTGTGYVLPALITSSHENILKGLDVLREYKSQRPNSAILGLHLEGPYLNPKKRGAHLLKYVRKPNDREIDEILERGADLIKIWTVAAELFSESQIQKIQKSGIQLSLGHSDATFEEANQAFGLGIRLVTHLYNAMSGLHHRKPGIVGATFLNEEVWAPIIPDGKHVHYGAVKAAFQAKPNRLFIISDALFLGRTKQNFQWEEFDAQLIDGEYVNSEGNLAGSAISVFEGLKNMVSEVNVPLKTAVEMATSRPAEALGLGAAIGYMAPGFPARFSAFDEELKACELIDLT, encoded by the coding sequence ATGATACAACTGTCGGCCCGACGGGTTTTCACAGGCGAGAAACTGCTCGAAAACAAACGAGTTTTTATAGATCAGGGAAAAATTGTTCAGATAGTGGACGAGCCCTTGGGAAATGCTTTTCAGTACGACTGCCTTGCTCCGGCCTTTTTCGATACGCATATCAATGGGGGCGAGCAGCATTATTTTACACAAGCCATTGATGCACGGGCTTTGGACGATATTGAAACCGCTTCTCGCCATACGGGTACGGGATACGTCTTGCCCGCTCTTATCACTTCGAGCCATGAAAATATTTTGAAGGGTTTGGATGTGCTGCGAGAATACAAGAGCCAGCGGCCCAACTCCGCAATTTTGGGTTTACACCTCGAAGGGCCTTATCTGAATCCCAAAAAACGGGGTGCTCACTTGCTGAAATATGTGCGAAAACCCAATGATCGGGAGATTGATGAAATTCTCGAAAGAGGAGCCGATTTGATCAAAATATGGACCGTGGCCGCCGAGCTTTTTTCTGAATCTCAAATTCAAAAAATACAAAAATCCGGGATTCAGCTTTCGCTTGGGCATTCCGATGCCACTTTCGAAGAGGCCAATCAGGCATTCGGTTTGGGCATAAGATTGGTCACCCATTTATACAACGCCATGTCTGGCCTGCATCATCGGAAACCGGGGATTGTGGGGGCTACTTTTTTGAATGAAGAAGTGTGGGCTCCGATTATTCCCGATGGGAAACATGTGCATTATGGTGCTGTGAAGGCGGCGTTTCAGGCCAAACCCAACCGCCTGTTTATTATTTCGGATGCCCTTTTCTTGGGCCGTACGAAACAAAACTTTCAATGGGAAGAATTCGATGCCCAATTGATCGATGGCGAATATGTGAATTCCGAAGGTAACTTGGCGGGTTCGGCAATCAGTGTTTTTGAGGGACTGAAAAATATGGTCAGTGAGGTGAATGTACCTTTGAAAACGGCTGTGGAAATGGCGACAAGTCGGCCTGCCGAAGCATTGGGCTTAGGGGCGGCAATTGGCTATATGGCTCCCGGTTTTCCTGCACGTTTTTCGGCGTTTGATGAAGAATTGAAGGCTTGTGAGCTTATTGATTTGACCTGA
- a CDS encoding Gfo/Idh/MocA family protein: protein MKMKDNKASRRDFIKQSAIASSFFIVPRNVLGGAGFISPSDQLNLAAIGAGGKGASDIRNASVKGRERVVALCDVDFGGSAKKTVEAFPKAKLYADYREMLDKEKDIDAVTISTPDHVHGPAAANAMLRGKHVYVQKPLTHNIREARILTQMARTQKVVTQMGNQGGSNPLLGMVQGWIDSGKLGKISKVQIWTNRPVWPQGGAMPKPDPSKKPDTLDWNLWLGPNETVPYIPNIHPFNWRGWWDYGTGALGDVGCHLIDIPFRTLGLMYPTDAECSVASVFSQMWTADYHPEGCPASSFITLHFAATSKSKSPIEMTWSDGGIRPSHPDIIPPNSDIGGQDSANGVLIIGEKGIISTNINDSSPLMPKLYLNDGTTEFGPEVEPNDEPEYGHHRLWVDACKAGFNSKEHKGLTSSFDYAGPMTETVLMGNLAIRSYLLRKEDSKGKMEFYARKKLLWDGENMRITNLEAANQFVGRAHYRKGFEV, encoded by the coding sequence ATGAAAATGAAAGACAACAAGGCTTCAAGGCGGGATTTCATCAAGCAGTCTGCGATAGCCTCTTCTTTTTTTATCGTTCCTCGAAACGTATTGGGTGGAGCAGGCTTCATTTCACCCAGCGACCAGCTTAACCTAGCGGCCATCGGTGCCGGTGGAAAAGGAGCCAGTGATATCCGAAATGCCTCTGTAAAAGGACGCGAACGCGTAGTGGCCCTTTGCGACGTAGATTTCGGCGGCTCGGCCAAAAAGACCGTAGAGGCATTTCCAAAGGCTAAATTGTACGCCGATTACCGCGAAATGCTCGACAAGGAAAAGGACATCGATGCCGTAACCATTTCCACTCCCGATCATGTGCACGGTCCGGCTGCAGCCAATGCCATGCTCAGAGGCAAACACGTATACGTGCAAAAACCATTGACCCACAATATTCGGGAAGCCCGTATCTTGACCCAAATGGCTCGTACACAGAAGGTCGTTACACAGATGGGTAACCAAGGCGGCTCAAACCCTCTGTTGGGAATGGTACAAGGTTGGATTGATTCTGGCAAATTGGGCAAAATAAGTAAAGTACAAATCTGGACCAACAGACCCGTATGGCCTCAAGGCGGTGCAATGCCGAAACCAGACCCTTCGAAAAAGCCAGACACCTTGGACTGGAATCTTTGGTTGGGACCAAACGAAACCGTTCCCTATATCCCGAACATCCATCCCTTCAACTGGAGAGGCTGGTGGGATTACGGTACAGGAGCCTTGGGTGATGTGGGATGCCACTTGATCGATATTCCTTTCCGTACTTTGGGACTCATGTACCCTACAGATGCCGAATGTAGCGTGGCTTCGGTCTTCTCTCAAATGTGGACAGCCGATTATCATCCCGAAGGCTGCCCAGCTTCTTCGTTTATCACCTTGCATTTTGCAGCCACATCAAAAAGCAAATCGCCAATCGAAATGACTTGGAGCGATGGCGGCATTCGCCCGTCTCACCCAGACATCATTCCGCCAAACAGCGATATAGGAGGACAAGACAGTGCAAACGGTGTATTGATTATCGGAGAAAAAGGCATTATCAGTACCAATATCAACGACAGCTCGCCATTGATGCCCAAACTGTACCTGAATGACGGCACTACCGAGTTTGGCCCAGAAGTTGAGCCAAATGACGAGCCAGAATACGGTCACCACAGACTGTGGGTGGATGCCTGTAAAGCGGGCTTCAACAGCAAAGAGCACAAAGGACTTACCTCTTCTTTCGATTACGCCGGTCCAATGACAGAAACGGTATTGATGGGGAACTTGGCCATTCGCAGCTACTTGCTTAGAAAAGAAGACAGCAAAGGCAAAATGGAATTTTACGCACGCAAAAAACTACTTTGGGATGGTGAAAACATGCGTATCACCAACCTCGAAGCGGCCAACCAATTTGTGGGCCGTGCTCATTACCGCAAAGGTTTTGAAGTATAA
- the hxpB gene encoding hexitol phosphatase HxpB encodes MKTLDTGKIEAIIFDMDGLLVNSEPCWHIAEKIAFGKVGLDLTTPMCQLTTGKPVPEVVKFWYERQPWSGRDLKTVEEEIFAEAENAIRAHSTLMPGVREAIAWAEKRGFKIGLASASPMSLIELVLEKFDLKKHFNFYHSAELEAFNKPNPAVYLTVARRLQVDIGNCLILEDSGGGVKGAVASGAQVIAIPDKFEFDEEKFDIANLKIGSLTALPAIFSEQKETISDR; translated from the coding sequence ATGAAAACATTAGATACAGGTAAAATTGAAGCGATAATCTTCGATATGGATGGCCTTTTGGTCAATTCTGAACCTTGTTGGCATATTGCCGAAAAAATTGCGTTCGGAAAAGTAGGCTTGGATTTGACCACCCCAATGTGTCAGCTCACAACCGGAAAACCCGTACCCGAAGTGGTGAAATTTTGGTATGAAAGACAGCCGTGGTCGGGGAGGGATTTGAAAACGGTTGAAGAAGAGATTTTTGCCGAAGCTGAAAATGCCATTCGTGCCCATTCTACATTGATGCCCGGTGTAAGAGAGGCGATAGCTTGGGCCGAAAAAAGAGGATTTAAAATTGGTTTGGCTTCGGCCTCACCCATGTCTCTGATTGAATTGGTATTGGAGAAATTCGATTTGAAGAAGCATTTCAATTTCTATCATTCGGCAGAATTGGAAGCATTCAACAAACCGAATCCTGCGGTGTATTTGACGGTGGCCAGACGCTTGCAAGTGGATATAGGAAACTGTTTGATTTTGGAAGATTCTGGTGGAGGTGTGAAAGGAGCAGTGGCCAGTGGGGCACAGGTAATCGCCATTCCAGACAAGTTTGAATTTGACGAGGAGAAGTTCGATATCGCGAATTTGAAAATCGGCAGCTTAACCGCATTGCCCGCCATTTTTTCAGAGCAGAAAGAAACAATATCGGATAGGTAG